The proteins below are encoded in one region of Pangasianodon hypophthalmus isolate fPanHyp1 chromosome 6, fPanHyp1.pri, whole genome shotgun sequence:
- the LOC113526465 gene encoding uncharacterized protein LOC113526465 isoform X3 codes for MQERKINVLCITRITRVFDYQRVPSAVPALPHSSSLAKRARSSSSRQRRSRDRSSSKSSSRPHSSSRAKLKMEELQTIKRELTMIKVQIDGLLDSLDRMDRQRQEHTGSPFSQGGSSGGSPYHPSTSSREGSPRTPSPRRCARRDTPELGEASDDEPHMMNHHNSDMEDEM; via the exons ATGCAAGAGCGTAAAATCAATGTGCTCTGTATTACACGTATAACAAG GGTGTTTGATTACCAGCGTGTCCCGTCGGCGGTGCCTGCtctgcctcacagttccagcCTGGCCAAGAGAGCACGCTCGTCTTCTTCCAGGCAGAGACGCAGCCGAGACCGCTCGTCCTCCAAGAGCTCCTCCAGACCCCACTCTTCCAGCAGAGCTAAGT tgaaaatggaggagctgcagaCCATAAAGCGAGAGCTGACGATGATAAAGGTTCAGATTGATGGCCTGCTGGACAGTCTGGACAGGATGGACAGACAAAGGCAGGAGCACACAG GTTCTCCATTTTCTCAAGGTGGGAGCTCAGGGGGTTCACCGTACCACCCATCAACCAGCAGTCGAGAGGGATCTCCCAGAACCCCCAGCCCACGCCGCTGCGCCCGGAGAGACACTCCTGAGCTGGGAGAGGCCAGCGACGACGAGCCGCACATG ATGAATCATCACAACTCTGACATGGAGGACGAAATGTAA
- the uraha gene encoding 5-hydroxyisourate hydrolase isoform X1 → MHTVHCCQKRQEIRMSTRLQHIKDHILSAKQCSEMSALPPSPLTTHVLNTGRGVPAAGMSITLYFLDPTTSAWNHLTTGTTNSDGRCPGLITREAFSAGTYKMRFETGQYWEGLGETCFYPYVEIVFTIADASQKFHIPLLLSRFSYSTYRGS, encoded by the exons atgcacactgtacact GCTGCCAGAAAAGACAAGAAATACGCATGAGCACTAGATTGCAGCATATTAAAGATCATATTTTATCAGCAAAACAG TGTTCAGAAATGAGCGCTTTGCCGCCGAGCCCGCTCACCACTCACGTGCTGAACACCGGCCGGGGTGTACCAGCTGCCGGCATGAGCATCACTCTGTACTTCCTGGATCCTACGACGTCAGCTTGGAACCATCTGACAACAGG AACTACCAACAGTGATGGACGTTGTCCAGGTCTCATCACTAGAGAAGCCTTCAGTGCTGGTACCTATAAGATGCGCTTTGAGACCGGACAGTACTGGGAGGGACTGGGGGAGACCTGCTTCTACCCGTATGTTGAG ATTGTCTTCACCATCGCTGATGCTTCTCAGAAGTTCCACATCCCACTGCTCCTGAGTCGCTTTTCATACAGCACCTACAGGGGGAGCTAA
- the uraha gene encoding 5-hydroxyisourate hydrolase isoform X2: MSALPPSPLTTHVLNTGRGVPAAGMSITLYFLDPTTSAWNHLTTGTTNSDGRCPGLITREAFSAGTYKMRFETGQYWEGLGETCFYPYVEIVFTIADASQKFHIPLLLSRFSYSTYRGS, from the exons ATGAGCGCTTTGCCGCCGAGCCCGCTCACCACTCACGTGCTGAACACCGGCCGGGGTGTACCAGCTGCCGGCATGAGCATCACTCTGTACTTCCTGGATCCTACGACGTCAGCTTGGAACCATCTGACAACAGG AACTACCAACAGTGATGGACGTTGTCCAGGTCTCATCACTAGAGAAGCCTTCAGTGCTGGTACCTATAAGATGCGCTTTGAGACCGGACAGTACTGGGAGGGACTGGGGGAGACCTGCTTCTACCCGTATGTTGAG ATTGTCTTCACCATCGCTGATGCTTCTCAGAAGTTCCACATCCCACTGCTCCTGAGTCGCTTTTCATACAGCACCTACAGGGGGAGCTAA
- the pdcd5 gene encoding programmed cell death protein 5 isoform X3: protein MADEELEAIRRQRMAELQAKHGDSSGDQGQQEAKQRETEMRNTILAQVLDQSARARLSNLALVKPDKAKAVENYLIQMARFGQLGGKISESGLIEILEKVSQQTEKKTTVKFNRRRVMDSDEDDDY from the exons ATGGCTGATGAGGAATTGGAGGCTATCAGGCGGCAGCGCATGGCAGAGCTGCAGGCAAAACACGGG GACTCCTCCGGTGACCAAGGACAACAGGAAGCCAAGCAGAG agaaacagaaatgagGAACACGATACTGGCCCAGGTGTTGGATCAGTCGGCCCGCGCCAGAC TGAGTAACCTGGCCCTGGTGAAGCCTGACAAAGCAAAAGCTGTGGAGAATTATCTGATACAAATGGCTCGGTTCGGCCAGCTCGGGGGAAAG ATCTCAGAGTCTGGTTTAATAGAGATCCTTGAAAAAGTCAGTCaacaaacagagaagaaaacaaCTGTCAAG TTTAACAGGCGGCGAGTGATGGACTCGGATGAAGACGATGATTATTAA
- the pdcd5 gene encoding programmed cell death protein 5 isoform X1, whose amino-acid sequence MADEELEAIRRQRMAELQAKHGDEDESRTGNSSMINEKQDSSGDQGQQEAKQRETEMRNTILAQVLDQSARARLSNLALVKPDKAKAVENYLIQMARFGQLGGKISESGLIEILEKVSQQTEKKTTVKFNRRRVMDSDEDDDY is encoded by the exons ATGGCTGATGAGGAATTGGAGGCTATCAGGCGGCAGCGCATGGCAGAGCTGCAGGCAAAACACGGG gATGAAGATGAAAGCAGGACAGGAAACTCCAGCATGATCAATGAGAAACAG GACTCCTCCGGTGACCAAGGACAACAGGAAGCCAAGCAGAG agaaacagaaatgagGAACACGATACTGGCCCAGGTGTTGGATCAGTCGGCCCGCGCCAGAC TGAGTAACCTGGCCCTGGTGAAGCCTGACAAAGCAAAAGCTGTGGAGAATTATCTGATACAAATGGCTCGGTTCGGCCAGCTCGGGGGAAAG ATCTCAGAGTCTGGTTTAATAGAGATCCTTGAAAAAGTCAGTCaacaaacagagaagaaaacaaCTGTCAAG TTTAACAGGCGGCGAGTGATGGACTCGGATGAAGACGATGATTATTAA
- the pdcd5 gene encoding programmed cell death protein 5 isoform X2, with translation MADEELEAIRRQRMAELQAKHGGIVWNPMEPDSSGDQGQQEAKQRETEMRNTILAQVLDQSARARLSNLALVKPDKAKAVENYLIQMARFGQLGGKISESGLIEILEKVSQQTEKKTTVKFNRRRVMDSDEDDDY, from the exons ATGGCTGATGAGGAATTGGAGGCTATCAGGCGGCAGCGCATGGCAGAGCTGCAGGCAAAACACGGG GGTATAGTGTGGAACCCGATGGAGCCG GACTCCTCCGGTGACCAAGGACAACAGGAAGCCAAGCAGAG agaaacagaaatgagGAACACGATACTGGCCCAGGTGTTGGATCAGTCGGCCCGCGCCAGAC TGAGTAACCTGGCCCTGGTGAAGCCTGACAAAGCAAAAGCTGTGGAGAATTATCTGATACAAATGGCTCGGTTCGGCCAGCTCGGGGGAAAG ATCTCAGAGTCTGGTTTAATAGAGATCCTTGAAAAAGTCAGTCaacaaacagagaagaaaacaaCTGTCAAG TTTAACAGGCGGCGAGTGATGGACTCGGATGAAGACGATGATTATTAA